The Hydra vulgaris chromosome 11, alternate assembly HydraT2T_AEP genome contains a region encoding:
- the LOC101236278 gene encoding Golgi-associated plant pathogenesis-related protein 1 — protein MSLKTEALNRHNEYRKKHGVCALTWSAKLHSSAQNWANNLAKKGYLQHEEQDLYGENIAVMKGSELTGDKATDMWYNEIKDYNFNNPGYNSKTGHFTQVVWADSKEFGIAKAVSSNGTEFVVARYFPPGNSLQMFKENVKPLTKTPSNKENEPMRKKPLEANPQLTKQSKKSEKRDCIIL, from the exons ATGAGTTTAAAAACTGAGGCTTTGAACCGACACAATGAGTATCGTAAAAAACATGGTGTGTGTGCTTTAACATGGTCTGCAAAACTGCATTCAAGTGCTCAGAATTGGGCAAATAATCTTGCAAAAAAAGGTTACCTGCAACACGAAGAACAAGATTTATACGGAGAAAATATTGCAGTAATGaaag gttcaGAGTTGACCGGAGATAAAGCTACTGATATGTGgtacaatgaaataaaagattACAACTTTAACAATCCTGGATATAACTCAAAAACTGGTCACTTTACTCAA gtTGTTTGGGCAGATTCAAAAGAGTTTGGAATTGCGAAAGCGGTTTCTTCTAACGGAACCGAGTTTGTGGTTGCAAGGTATTTTCCGCCTGGAAATAGTTtgcaaatgtttaaagaaaacgTCAAACCTCTTACAAAAACTCcatcaaataaagaaaatgaacCTATGCGAAAAAAACCATTAGAAGCAAACCCACAGCTCACTAAACAAAGTAAGAAAAGTGAAAAACGtgattgtattatattataa